The following coding sequences lie in one Eubacterium ventriosum genomic window:
- a CDS encoding FprA family A-type flavoprotein has translation MSDTYISDSIKYIGADDTTLDLFESQYIVPNGVSYNSYIIMDEKIAVMDTVDQRKTDEWFDNLNKALDGKTPDYLVVSHLEPDHAANIQNFVEKYPTAKLVLSMKAKAMMPQFFEIDNLDDICITVKEGDTLELGEHKLTFIMAPMVHWPEVMVEYEEKEKILFSADGFGKFGALSADEDWTCEARRYYFNIVGKYGAPVQTLLKKAANLDIKTICPLHGPILKENLGYYIDKYNTWSSYQPEDEGVLVAYASIHGNTEKAAKLIAKTLEEKGAPKVAITDLTRDDMAEAIEDAFRYSKLIIAASSYDGGVFPPMEDFLNRLSHKAYQNRTVGLVENGSWAPCAARAMKGFVENMKNITICDNTVTIKSTLKDADMDSVSALVDEILNK, from the coding sequence ATGAGCGATACATATATTTCAGATTCTATTAAATACATTGGTGCAGATGATACTACTTTAGATCTTTTCGAGAGCCAGTATATTGTTCCTAACGGGGTTTCATACAATTCGTACATTATTATGGATGAAAAAATTGCTGTTATGGACACTGTTGACCAGAGAAAGACAGACGAATGGTTTGATAATCTTAATAAGGCATTAGATGGAAAAACACCTGATTACCTTGTTGTTTCCCATCTTGAACCTGACCACGCTGCAAATATTCAGAATTTTGTTGAAAAATATCCTACAGCTAAGTTGGTTTTAAGTATGAAAGCTAAAGCAATGATGCCACAGTTTTTTGAAATTGATAACTTAGATGATATTTGCATTACTGTTAAAGAAGGCGACACACTTGAACTTGGTGAGCATAAACTTACTTTTATTATGGCACCTATGGTTCACTGGCCTGAAGTAATGGTTGAATATGAAGAAAAAGAAAAGATACTTTTCAGCGCAGACGGATTTGGTAAGTTTGGTGCTCTTTCTGCTGATGAAGATTGGACTTGTGAGGCTAGAAGATATTACTTTAACATAGTTGGTAAATACGGTGCTCCTGTTCAAACTCTTTTAAAAAAAGCTGCAAATCTTGATATCAAGACGATTTGCCCTCTTCACGGACCAATTCTTAAAGAGAATCTTGGATATTACATTGATAAATATAACACTTGGAGCAGCTATCAGCCTGAGGACGAAGGCGTTCTTGTTGCATATGCTTCAATTCACGGCAACACTGAAAAAGCTGCCAAATTAATTGCAAAAACTTTAGAGGAAAAAGGTGCTCCTAAAGTTGCCATTACTGACTTAACAAGAGATGATATGGCTGAGGCCATTGAAGATGCTTTCAGATATAGCAAACTTATTATTGCTGCTTCTTCATATGATGGTGGTGTTTTTCCACCTATGGAAGACTTTCTTAACAGACTTTCACACAAGGCTTACCAGAACAGAACTGTAGGGCTCGTAGAAAACGGTTCATGGGCTCCATGTGCTGCAAGAGCTATGAAAGGATTTGTTGAAAACATGAAAAATATTACAATATGCGATAACACAGTAACAATCAAGTCTACATTAAAGGATGCTGATATGGATAGTGTTAGTGCATTGGTTGATGAAATCTTAAATAAATAA
- a CDS encoding RrF2 family transcriptional regulator yields the protein MNLSKKSRYGLTALIDLSIHSTKGHVSLISIAERNGISPQYLEHIFASLRRAGIIKSIKGAQGGYLLGDSPSRITVASIIEALDGAYRIEREEVSESENPRIALTIQNLIIDKINDRLDEVLENTTLADLESSYKDYDEYNQGMYYI from the coding sequence ATGAATTTATCAAAGAAAAGCAGATACGGATTAACAGCCTTAATAGATTTATCAATTCATTCTACAAAAGGTCATGTTTCATTAATAAGCATTGCAGAAAGAAACGGAATTTCACCACAGTATTTGGAACATATTTTTGCCTCATTAAGACGTGCAGGAATTATTAAGAGTATAAAAGGTGCTCAGGGCGGATATTTACTTGGGGACAGCCCTTCACGAATTACAGTGGCATCAATTATCGAAGCTTTAGATGGTGCATACAGAATTGAGAGAGAAGAAGTATCAGAAAGCGAAAATCCGAGAATTGCCTTAACAATTCAGAACTTAATTATTGACAAAATCAATGACAGACTGGATGAAGTACTTGAAAACACCACTTTGGCAGACTTAGAAAGCAGCTACAAAGATTATGACGAATACAATCAGGGAATGTACTACATTTAA
- a CDS encoding AAA family ATPase: MPVFDFNNAPEEKKEVVCTYTTFSSNEKTTSAEKPILVLDNKKRQWKHHSSGKFTNPTKATTFEFEEEDGTVTADILKIDSRFVSLLKWLGENHINVRLSGENTENGYAVYKIRETAAGGVTKLSAEDGFLQFMIERLLASNPPIEEELDEDQEEEGDSMKLTSIQSITDFMNCAGRTLPDNIRLWARRNLAVARSNEVSQEERHHAQRALSIMMNIQWKNNYFEAIDPVEARKILDEELYGMERVKQRIMETIIQINRTHTLPAYGLLLIGPAGTGKSQIAYAVARILKLPWTTLDMSSINDPEQLTGSSRIYSNAKPGIIMDAFSMAGESNLVFIINELDKAASGKGNGNPADVLLTLLDNLGFTDNYMECMIPTVGVYPIATANEKDQISAPLMSRFAVIDIPDYTIEEKKIIFSKFALPKVLKRMSLKEDECVMTEEALDAVMEIYKNTSGIRDLEQAAEHLAANALYQIEVNNLKKVEFNGEMVKELLG, translated from the coding sequence ATGCCAGTATTTGATTTTAACAATGCACCTGAAGAGAAAAAAGAAGTTGTATGTACATATACAACATTTAGCTCTAATGAGAAAACAACTTCAGCAGAGAAGCCAATATTAGTATTGGACAATAAGAAAAGACAGTGGAAACATCACTCAAGCGGTAAGTTCACTAATCCTACAAAAGCTACAACTTTTGAGTTTGAAGAGGAAGACGGAACAGTTACAGCAGATATTTTAAAAATAGATTCACGTTTTGTAAGTTTATTAAAGTGGTTAGGTGAAAACCATATTAATGTAAGACTTTCAGGTGAGAATACAGAGAATGGTTATGCTGTTTACAAAATCAGGGAAACAGCAGCAGGGGGAGTTACAAAGCTTTCAGCAGAAGACGGATTCCTTCAGTTTATGATTGAAAGACTTCTTGCAAGCAATCCTCCTATTGAAGAAGAACTAGACGAGGATCAGGAAGAAGAAGGGGACAGCATGAAGCTTACAAGTATTCAGAGTATTACTGACTTTATGAACTGCGCCGGAAGAACTTTACCTGATAATATCAGACTTTGGGCAAGAAGAAACTTAGCAGTTGCCCGTTCAAATGAAGTTTCACAGGAAGAAAGACATCACGCACAGAGAGCACTTTCAATTATGATGAACATTCAGTGGAAAAATAATTATTTTGAAGCTATTGATCCTGTGGAAGCAAGAAAAATATTAGACGAAGAATTATATGGTATGGAACGGGTAAAACAGCGTATTATGGAAACAATTATCCAGATTAACCGTACACATACACTTCCTGCATACGGACTTTTACTTATCGGACCTGCAGGAACAGGAAAATCACAGATAGCTTATGCGGTTGCAAGGATATTAAAACTTCCTTGGACAACACTTGATATGAGTTCAATCAACGACCCTGAACAGTTAACAGGTAGCTCACGTATTTACTCAAACGCCAAACCGGGAATTATAATGGATGCCTTCTCAATGGCAGGCGAGTCTAACCTTGTATTTATCATAAACGAATTAGACAAAGCAGCATCAGGAAAGGGTAATGGTAATCCGGCAGACGTGTTATTAACACTTCTTGACAATCTTGGCTTTACAGACAACTATATGGAATGTATGATTCCAACAGTTGGTGTTTACCCAATTGCAACAGCTAACGAGAAAGACCAGATAAGCGCGCCATTAATGTCAAGATTTGCAGTAATAGACATTCCTGACTACACAATCGAAGAAAAGAAAATTATCTTTTCAAAATTTGCACTTCCAAAGGTATTAAAGAGAATGAGCCTAAAAGAAGACGAATGTGTAATGACAGAAGAAGCACTTGATGCAGTAATGGAAATATACAAAAACACAAGCGGAATAAGAGATTTAGAACAGGCAGCCGAACATCTGGCAGCTAACGCATTATACCAAATCGAAGTAAACAATCTTAAAAAAGTAGAATTTAACGGCGAAATGGTAAAAGAACTCTTAGGCTAA
- a CDS encoding polysaccharide deacetylase family protein has translation MKNTRIIGIISVTVLLLSTITIYGYESSGNKNINTYEATQESTPSVTTIPATTTPVTTDPTTKPVTTTKPVTKPTTKPVATTKPTATKPKTTTAAKNNVKETTKIYNKVKSISLDKKAIRLNKGDKRTLTSYVKYKKRKKGVNEPLIWKTSNKKVATVSQKGVVKGKSNGKAYITLKSKITGKTVKCKVTVAKTKYVAFTFDDGPGIYTDKLLKALNKNNAKATFFVVGSCVNSHKTQLKNEYKLHMEIGSHTYNHSNLKTLSVPQIKKELGSTNKVVKSVIGTTPTLLRPPYGSYNKTTGKYAGVPMIYWSVDTLDWKYRNVNYVSSTILKETKAWDIVLLHDIHQTSVDGFIKALPTLKKRGYELVTVSELYSLKGKKLKNGVMYFSPNRD, from the coding sequence ATGAAAAATACACGTATTATAGGCATAATTTCAGTTACAGTGCTTCTACTTAGCACAATAACAATCTACGGATATGAAAGTTCAGGCAACAAAAACATTAACACTTATGAAGCTACTCAGGAATCAACACCAAGTGTTACAACAATTCCTGCAACTACAACACCTGTAACTACTGATCCTACAACCAAGCCGGTAACAACTACTAAACCGGTGACAAAACCTACAACAAAGCCGGTGGCTACTACTAAACCTACAGCTACAAAGCCTAAAACTACAACAGCTGCTAAGAACAATGTTAAAGAAACAACAAAGATTTACAACAAAGTAAAATCTATTTCATTAGACAAGAAAGCTATTCGTTTAAATAAGGGCGACAAAAGAACTCTTACTTCTTACGTAAAATACAAGAAGCGTAAAAAAGGAGTTAACGAACCTTTAATCTGGAAAACGTCAAACAAAAAAGTTGCTACTGTTTCCCAGAAAGGTGTAGTAAAAGGAAAATCAAACGGAAAGGCATACATAACTTTAAAATCAAAAATCACAGGCAAAACCGTAAAATGTAAAGTTACCGTTGCAAAGACAAAATACGTTGCCTTCACTTTCGATGACGGTCCGGGAATCTACACAGACAAGCTTCTTAAAGCTTTAAACAAGAACAATGCAAAAGCAACATTCTTCGTAGTTGGCTCATGTGTAAACTCACATAAGACACAATTAAAGAATGAATATAAACTTCATATGGAAATAGGTAGCCATACATACAATCACAGCAACCTGAAAACTTTATCAGTGCCACAAATCAAAAAAGAACTTGGTTCAACAAATAAAGTAGTAAAAAGTGTAATCGGTACAACACCTACGCTACTTCGTCCACCATATGGAAGCTATAATAAAACAACAGGAAAGTACGCAGGCGTACCAATGATATACTGGTCAGTAGACACACTTGACTGGAAATACAGAAACGTAAACTACGTATCAAGTACAATCCTAAAAGAAACAAAAGCTTGGGATATCGTACTTCTACACGATATACATCAGACATCAGTAGACGGATTTATAAAGGCGTTGCCAACCCTTAAAAAGAGAGGTTACGAACTGGTAACAGTAAGCGAATTGTACAGCCTTAAAGGCAAAAAACTCAAAAACGGAGTAATGTATTTTAGTCCTAATAGGGATTAA
- a CDS encoding ATPase, T2SS/T4P/T4SS family — MEIIEKYLPPNVRNAIRNKCENQWMDFNDITEIRLRINCPLIIFIKNNEYVISEYIVNEEDIKTAFNLITEYSAYSFESSIRNGYITIPGGHRVGLGGQVVMDDKGINIIKNIKFMNYRISHDLKNAGCELVNKIVEEKENLLIISPPGLGKTTLLRNIIRGYSNLKGINVTVVDERNEIGGSYRGVPMINLGLRTDVISDCTKYSGIVMAIRSMAPKVIAVDEIGSGADFKAIEYAVNSGVSVVATIHGKDLAEAREKLGQDIDKIFKRKIVIKSMGEYVCI; from the coding sequence ATGGAAATAATTGAAAAATATTTACCGCCTAATGTGAGAAATGCCATCAGAAATAAATGTGAAAATCAGTGGATGGATTTTAATGATATAACTGAAATTAGGCTGCGTATTAATTGCCCTTTAATAATTTTTATTAAGAATAATGAATATGTAATTTCAGAATATATTGTAAATGAGGAAGATATTAAAACAGCTTTTAATCTGATAACTGAATATTCGGCTTATTCTTTTGAAAGTAGCATTCGTAACGGATATATTACAATTCCCGGAGGACACAGAGTTGGACTTGGAGGACAGGTTGTAATGGATGATAAGGGAATTAATATAATAAAAAATATTAAATTTATGAATTACAGAATTAGCCACGACTTAAAAAACGCAGGTTGTGAATTGGTAAATAAAATTGTGGAAGAAAAAGAAAATCTTCTTATTATATCCCCGCCGGGTTTGGGAAAAACTACTTTGCTTAGAAATATTATAAGGGGTTATAGCAATTTAAAAGGAATAAATGTAACAGTTGTGGATGAAAGAAATGAAATAGGTGGAAGTTACAGGGGAGTTCCAATGATTAATTTAGGACTTAGGACGGATGTTATAAGTGATTGTACAAAGTATAGTGGCATTGTTATGGCAATAAGGTCTATGGCACCTAAAGTTATAGCTGTTGATGAAATTGGAAGTGGAGCTGATTTTAAGGCGATTGAATATGCAGTAAACAGCGGGGTAAGTGTTGTGGCAACTATTCATGGAAAAGATTTGGCAGAAGCAAGGGAAAAGCTGGGACAAGATATAGATAAGATTTTTAAAAGAAAAATAGTTATAAAAAGTATGGGGGAATATGTATGTATCTGA
- a CDS encoding stage III sporulation protein AB, translating to MYLKITGIVLIMMSASLMGYLFSKDYIERINRLEQIQKMLILLKGEISYSNNSVQEALENISEMIEGKVGEFVTKVQESFKKSEIPLSVAWSLGVDNIFDKKSSLKSEDKNSLKDFGRGLGITDRQTQINNIEKYQSQIQLTIKELKAEKNEKCKLYRMLGITCGAFLGIVLI from the coding sequence ATGTATCTGAAAATAACAGGAATTGTTCTGATTATGATGTCAGCCTCCTTAATGGGATATTTGTTTAGCAAAGATTATATTGAAAGAATTAACAGATTAGAGCAAATACAGAAAATGCTGATTTTGCTAAAAGGGGAAATTAGTTATAGCAATAATTCTGTTCAGGAAGCTTTGGAAAATATATCGGAAATGATAGAGGGGAAGGTGGGGGAATTTGTGACAAAAGTTCAGGAAAGTTTTAAAAAGTCAGAAATACCTTTAAGCGTGGCATGGAGTTTAGGTGTGGATAATATTTTTGATAAAAAATCATCACTAAAATCAGAGGATAAAAACAGTCTGAAAGATTTTGGCAGAGGGCTTGGAATAACTGACAGACAAACCCAGATTAATAATATTGAAAAATATCAGTCACAAATCCAATTAACAATAAAAGAATTAAAAGCAGAAAAAAATGAAAAATGTAAGTTGTACAGAATGCTTGGAATTACTTGCGGGGCATTTTTAGGAATAGTTCTTATATAG
- the spoIIIAC gene encoding stage III sporulation protein AC has translation MDISLIFKIAAVGIIVSVVGQILKHSGREEQAFLTSLAGLILVLMWIVPYIYELFSTIQRLFEL, from the coding sequence ATGGATATTAGTTTGATTTTTAAAATTGCTGCCGTGGGCATAATAGTTTCTGTTGTGGGTCAGATTTTAAAACATAGCGGAAGAGAAGAGCAGGCTTTTCTTACAAGTCTTGCAGGACTTATTCTCGTTCTTATGTGGATTGTGCCTTACATATATGAATTGTTCAGTACTATACAGCGTCTTTTTGAATTATAA
- a CDS encoding SpoIIIAC/SpoIIIAD family protein — MLVIGIMGIVVVLMAIQFKSIKPEYGIMISVVGCAFIFLYSLVRVNEIVEMVERLAGITSVSREYIKIILKITGVTFISEIASDIAKDCGYQAVANQVQIFGKLSVLVISFPVFTELISSIGKLLL; from the coding sequence ATGTTAGTTATAGGAATAATGGGAATTGTTGTTGTGCTTATGGCAATTCAGTTTAAGTCAATAAAACCTGAATATGGAATAATGATTTCGGTGGTAGGATGCGCTTTTATTTTCTTATATTCACTTGTAAGAGTGAATGAAATTGTGGAAATGGTAGAAAGGCTTGCCGGCATAACTTCTGTTAGCAGGGAATATATAAAAATTATTTTAAAAATAACAGGGGTGACTTTTATATCGGAAATTGCTTCGGATATAGCAAAGGATTGTGGGTATCAGGCGGTGGCAAATCAGGTTCAGATTTTTGGAAAATTATCTGTATTGGTTATAAGTTTTCCTGTTTTTACGGAACTGATTTCTTCTATTGGAAAGTTATTATTGTGA
- a CDS encoding stage III sporulation protein AE produces MRIINTKFIFKLVLLFFILLFLTSKPVKAGVISEEIITIDDFDLEDSGKILKTQGYDNIDYKYILKKLRDGDVLLVLKEIGRTAYEKTIGDVSLIEKTLVNLLLITIIASFFTNFANVFSKNGISDTGFYICYMVTVAIMVTMFEEFSIIAAQLVKLLLKFVGGIIPAYFLSVAIVGQAAAAGFYQLTLVIIEVCQFVFLKITLPAIKIYMAISLVNNISREDFLSGTTHVIENFINFVNKTMVGIVTGLNIIQGLILPSVDMAKNTTIKKFIGTLPVIGDGADAVTGMLLGSANLIKNCIGTFGIIMIILICFVPYMKLQIYSASIQIFTAIIQPVADRRIIESLNCLCKGIRLLIRVVISSGFLFVISIAIICMTTNVKT; encoded by the coding sequence ATGAGAATTATTAATACAAAATTTATATTTAAGCTTGTTTTGCTATTTTTTATTTTGTTATTTTTAACGTCTAAACCTGTTAAAGCAGGAGTGATTTCGGAAGAGATTATAACAATTGATGATTTTGACTTGGAAGACAGCGGAAAAATTCTTAAAACTCAGGGGTATGATAACATTGATTACAAATATATATTAAAAAAGTTAAGGGACGGAGATGTGCTTCTTGTTTTAAAGGAGATAGGAAGAACTGCCTATGAAAAAACAATAGGGGATGTAAGTCTAATCGAAAAAACTCTTGTTAATCTGCTTTTGATTACAATTATTGCTTCTTTTTTTACAAACTTTGCAAATGTGTTTTCAAAGAATGGCATTAGCGATACAGGCTTTTATATATGTTATATGGTTACAGTTGCAATAATGGTAACTATGTTTGAGGAGTTTTCAATTATAGCTGCCCAATTAGTGAAGCTATTATTAAAGTTTGTTGGCGGAATAATTCCGGCGTATTTTTTGTCGGTGGCAATAGTGGGACAGGCGGCAGCGGCCGGTTTTTATCAGTTAACACTTGTGATTATTGAGGTTTGCCAGTTCGTTTTTTTGAAAATAACATTGCCTGCAATAAAAATATACATGGCAATAAGTCTGGTTAATAATATTTCCAGAGAAGATTTTTTGTCGGGAACAACCCACGTAATAGAGAATTTTATAAATTTTGTAAATAAGACAATGGTGGGAATAGTAACCGGGCTAAATATTATTCAGGGATTAATTTTGCCCTCAGTTGATATGGCAAAAAACACTACAATAAAGAAGTTTATCGGAACCTTGCCGGTTATAGGCGATGGGGCTGATGCGGTTACGGGAATGCTTTTAGGTTCAGCTAATTTAATTAAAAACTGCATCGGAACATTTGGAATCATAATGATAATATTGATTTGCTTTGTTCCATATATGAAACTTCAAATATATTCAGCGTCGATTCAGATTTTTACGGCAATAATCCAGCCCGTTGCAGATAGACGAATAATTGAAAGCCTTAACTGCCTTTGTAAGGGCATAAGGCTTCTTATAAGAGTTGTAATAAGCAGTGGTTTTCTTTTTGTAATAAGCATTGCAATTATATGTATGACAACTAATGTAAAAACATAA
- a CDS encoding stage III sporulation protein AF: MEFLYQYIKNICIFSLVISLVLNIFPESSSKKYIKLFAGIVLLALIVNPIINIKNNSGDIEQIIKNYTHGSLKEENYTFENNRESLENKVYERVSNGYKENAGN, translated from the coding sequence ATGGAATTTTTGTATCAATATATAAAAAATATATGTATTTTTTCACTGGTAATTTCCCTTGTTTTAAATATATTTCCGGAAAGCAGCAGTAAGAAATATATAAAACTTTTTGCAGGTATAGTTTTGCTTGCACTAATCGTTAATCCCATTATTAATATAAAAAACAACAGTGGTGACATTGAGCAAATAATTAAAAACTACACTCATGGCAGTTTAAAAGAAGAAAATTATACTTTTGAAAATAACAGGGAGAGTCTTGAAAATAAGGTTTATGAAAGGGTGAGCAATGGATATAAAGAAAATGCCGGAAATTAA
- a CDS encoding SpoIIIAH-like family protein → MKKILKKNQIIVTALAVLIAVAGYLNYTDNLSKKEKTKEANNNTYDSVYSQDNISDENGEIKSLDGEGLDSSAENSGDDVNGENEKNDGTNQEETKEPGAAILTNGTSVSSYMVQARLNREQTRSKNKETLLEVINNKGLEENQKKKAVTSMTELTKTTDMENTVETLLKAKGFEDVLVTITDKQVDVIVNDAEMDETKKAQIENVVKRKTGIAAKNITITPTNNQ, encoded by the coding sequence ATGAAAAAAATATTAAAAAAGAATCAGATTATTGTTACGGCGCTGGCTGTTCTGATTGCAGTTGCAGGGTATTTGAATTATACGGATAATCTGTCAAAGAAGGAAAAGACGAAAGAGGCAAACAATAATACATATGACAGTGTTTATTCACAGGATAATATTTCAGATGAAAACGGTGAAATAAAAAGTCTGGACGGTGAAGGTTTGGACAGTAGTGCTGAAAATTCGGGGGATGATGTAAATGGTGAAAATGAAAAAAACGATGGTACTAATCAGGAAGAAACCAAAGAGCCGGGAGCTGCAATATTAACTAATGGCACATCAGTAAGCAGTTATATGGTTCAGGCAAGATTAAACAGGGAACAGACACGTTCAAAAAATAAGGAAACTTTATTGGAAGTGATTAACAATAAGGGCTTGGAGGAGAATCAAAAAAAGAAAGCAGTAACCTCAATGACTGAACTTACAAAAACTACAGATATGGAAAATACAGTGGAAACGTTATTAAAGGCAAAAGGTTTTGAGGATGTGCTTGTAACGATTACAGACAAACAGGTGGATGTTATTGTAAATGATGCTGAGATGGATGAAACAAAGAAAGCTCAAATTGAAAATGTGGTAAAGAGAAAAACGGGAATAGCAGCAAAGAACATAACAATTACACCAACAAACAACCAATAA
- a CDS encoding metal-dependent transcriptional regulator translates to MTHSNESAENYLETILMLSQKLPVVRSVDIANELGYKKSSISIAMKNLKAKNQITVTDAGFIYLTDEGKKIAEMIYERHRFITAFLTSLGVDEKIAAEDACRIEHVISEESFAALKEHIKL, encoded by the coding sequence ATGACACATAGTAACGAATCAGCAGAAAATTATTTAGAGACAATCTTGATGTTAAGTCAGAAGCTTCCTGTTGTAAGATCAGTAGATATAGCAAACGAGTTAGGATATAAGAAATCAAGTATTAGTATTGCAATGAAGAATTTAAAAGCTAAGAATCAGATTACAGTAACCGATGCTGGATTTATCTATCTTACAGATGAAGGCAAAAAAATTGCTGAAATGATTTATGAACGTCATCGTTTCATAACAGCTTTTTTAACAAGCCTTGGGGTTGATGAGAAAATTGCTGCGGAAGATGCATGTAGAATTGAGCATGTAATAAGCGAAGAAAGTTTTGCAGCTTTAAAGGAACATATTAAATTATAA
- a CDS encoding FeoB-associated Cys-rich membrane protein, with the protein MGTIIVLIVLAIIVALIIRSMVKDKKAGKSLQCGGDCSKCGGHCH; encoded by the coding sequence ATGGGAACAATCATTGTACTAATAGTATTAGCAATTATAGTAGCTTTAATAATTAGAAGCATGGTTAAAGATAAAAAAGCCGGCAAGTCGCTTCAGTGCGGTGGAGATTGCAGCAAGTGTGGCGGACACTGCCATTAA
- a CDS encoding Asp23/Gls24 family envelope stress response protein has translation MESQRTTYIEHDNSDLGEVQISNDVLAVISAMAAMEVDGVVAMAGNITAELVSKLGMKKLSKGVRVDVVDNTVMVDLSIILRINENIVTISKKVQDKVKTTVENMTGMEVANVNVNIASVATN, from the coding sequence ATGGAATCTCAGAGAACTACTTATATTGAACATGACAATTCTGACTTAGGAGAAGTTCAGATTAGTAATGATGTACTTGCTGTTATTTCAGCGATGGCAGCAATGGAGGTTGATGGTGTTGTGGCTATGGCTGGAAACATCACAGCAGAGCTTGTTTCAAAACTTGGAATGAAGAAATTATCTAAAGGCGTTAGAGTTGACGTTGTAGATAATACAGTAATGGTAGATTTATCAATTATTCTTAGAATTAATGAGAATATAGTTACAATATCAAAGAAGGTTCAGGACAAGGTTAAAACAACAGTAGAAAACATGACAGGTATGGAAGTTGCCAATGTTAATGTGAACATTGCAAGCGTAGCAACTAACTAA
- the nusB gene encoding transcription antitermination factor NusB, whose translation MNRVKLRENTFKLLYCNDFHNRSEMPKQYDLFWEETPEVSEEDRKFISNRVDAIAEKIDEIDEAINKAAVKWTTDRMSKVDLTILRLAYYEMKIDEDIPEKVAVDQAIELAKKYGTDDSPSFVNGVLAKLF comes from the coding sequence ATGAACAGAGTTAAATTAAGAGAGAATACATTTAAGTTATTATATTGTAATGATTTTCACAATAGATCAGAAATGCCGAAACAGTATGATTTGTTTTGGGAGGAAACACCTGAAGTATCAGAAGAAGACAGAAAATTTATTTCTAACAGAGTTGATGCAATAGCAGAAAAGATAGACGAAATAGATGAAGCAATCAATAAGGCTGCTGTAAAGTGGACAACAGATAGAATGTCAAAAGTAGATCTTACAATATTAAGACTTGCTTATTATGAAATGAAGATTGATGAAGACATTCCTGAAAAAGTTGCTGTTGATCAAGCCATTGAACTTGCTAAGAAATATGGAACAGATGATTCACCTTCATTTGTTAACGGTGTACTTGCAAAGTTATTTTAG